A single window of Sporosarcina sp. FSL W7-1349 DNA harbors:
- the mdh gene encoding malate dehydrogenase produces the protein MVFKRRKIAVIGAGHTGTTAALMLAQKELGDIVLVDIPALADPTKGKALDMLQAGPVQQFNAEIVGTSRYEDIQDADFVIITAGIARKPGMSRDDLVATNAKIMRDVSEQVARFAPESYVLVLSNPVDAMTYVCFRTTGFPKNRVIGQSGVLDTARFNTFVAQELDLSVEDISGFVLGGHGDDMVPLIRYSYAGGIPLEKLIPAARLEAIVERTRKGGGEIVGLLGQGSAYYAPAAALVEMAEAIMLDKRRILPAIAYLEGEYGYDNIYLGVPTVLGGNGIESIIELPLTEVEKAALDISAASVRSVLAKL, from the coding sequence ATGGTGTTCAAACGAAGGAAAATTGCCGTCATCGGAGCGGGACATACGGGGACGACAGCCGCCCTGATGCTCGCGCAAAAAGAACTGGGCGACATCGTTTTGGTCGATATCCCGGCGTTGGCCGATCCGACAAAGGGGAAGGCATTGGATATGCTACAGGCCGGCCCCGTCCAACAATTCAATGCAGAAATTGTCGGCACTTCCCGGTATGAAGACATCCAGGATGCCGACTTTGTTATCATTACGGCCGGAATCGCTCGGAAGCCGGGCATGAGCCGCGATGATCTCGTAGCGACCAATGCGAAAATTATGCGGGACGTCTCCGAACAAGTCGCACGATTCGCTCCGGAAAGCTATGTGCTCGTACTGAGCAATCCGGTGGACGCGATGACTTACGTTTGCTTCCGGACAACCGGGTTTCCGAAGAACCGGGTCATCGGCCAATCGGGTGTGCTTGACACGGCGCGGTTCAACACATTTGTCGCGCAGGAGCTGGATCTGTCGGTGGAAGACATATCCGGCTTCGTGCTAGGCGGACATGGGGATGATATGGTGCCGCTGATCCGCTACTCCTACGCAGGTGGTATCCCTTTAGAGAAACTGATTCCGGCGGCTCGACTTGAGGCGATTGTGGAGCGAACCCGGAAAGGTGGCGGCGAAATCGTCGGCCTGCTCGGACAAGGAAGCGCCTACTATGCACCGGCCGCCGCCCTAGTTGAGATGGCCGAAGCAATCATGCTCGATAAAAGGCGGATTCTTCCAGCGATCGCTTATTTGGAAGGGGAATACGGATACGACAACATTTACCTTGGAGTACCGACCGTCCTGGGAGGAAACGGCATCGAAAGCATTATTGAATTGCCATTGACCGAGGTGGAAAAGGCGGCATTGGACATCTCGGCAGCATCGGTGCGGAGTGTATTGGCAAAATTATAA
- a CDS encoding BMC domain-containing protein encodes MAKALGMIETRGLIGSIEAADSMLKSADVRLVKQEQVDAALVTVIVEGDVGAVQAAVEAGEMAAARVGELISAHVIPNPDSGISKLTQRTEPAQQEGKPPSLEEPAEQESEPLAKEDGRRAPAKGKAAKSKTGNK; translated from the coding sequence ATGGCAAAAGCACTTGGCATGATAGAGACACGCGGATTGATCGGTTCGATTGAAGCTGCCGATTCGATGTTAAAGTCGGCGGATGTCCGGCTGGTGAAACAGGAACAAGTGGACGCGGCGCTCGTCACCGTGATTGTCGAAGGTGATGTCGGTGCGGTGCAGGCAGCTGTTGAAGCTGGAGAAATGGCGGCGGCCCGGGTCGGGGAACTCATTTCAGCCCATGTGATTCCAAATCCGGATTCCGGCATATCAAAGCTGACACAACGGACGGAACCGGCCCAACAGGAAGGGAAGCCGCCGTCTTTGGAGGAGCCTGCGGAACAGGAAAGTGAGCCACTTGCGAAAGAGGACGGCAGACGAGCTCCCGCAAAAGGAAAAGCGGCAAAGTCCAAAACAGGGAATAAGTGA
- a CDS encoding phosphate propanoyltransferase, with protein MNETTIQAIVEDIVTELTQTPSSRNEIPISVSARHCHLSREDVEVLFGKGVELTKKSDLSQPGQFAANETVTLIGPRGSIESVRILGPLRSRSQVEISKTDGIKLGVTPPLRESGDIKGSAPITLLGPKGSLYLEEGLIVAQAHIHMSPDDAKSLGVTNGEYVKVKVGKDRPITFDKVLVRVSPNYILDMHVDTDEANSGFITTGERGTLCKVEKG; from the coding sequence ATGAACGAGACGACGATCCAAGCGATTGTGGAAGACATTGTGACAGAACTGACGCAAACCCCTTCGTCACGAAATGAAATCCCGATTTCCGTATCGGCCAGGCATTGCCATTTGAGCCGGGAGGATGTCGAGGTTTTATTCGGCAAGGGGGTTGAATTGACGAAGAAGAGCGATCTGTCGCAGCCCGGGCAGTTTGCGGCGAATGAAACGGTGACGCTGATCGGTCCACGGGGCAGTATCGAATCGGTTCGGATTTTAGGGCCGCTTCGCAGCCGGTCGCAGGTTGAAATCAGCAAAACGGACGGCATCAAACTTGGCGTGACTCCGCCGCTGCGCGAATCTGGGGATATTAAAGGATCGGCTCCGATCACTCTCCTCGGTCCGAAAGGGAGCTTGTATTTGGAGGAGGGGTTGATTGTCGCGCAGGCGCATATCCACATGAGTCCCGATGATGCGAAGTCCTTGGGTGTCACGAATGGAGAATATGTGAAAGTGAAGGTCGGCAAGGATAGGCCGATCACGTTTGATAAAGTGCTTGTCCGAGTGTCGCCCAACTACATATTAGATATGCACGTTGATACGGATGAGGCCAATTCGGGGTTCATTACGACAGGCGAGCGGGGGACGTTATGCAAGGTGGAGAAGGGATGA
- the eutM gene encoding ethanolamine utilization microcompartment protein EutM: MASEALGMIETKGLVAAIEAADAMVKAANVQVIGKTHVGGGIVTVMVRGDVGAVKAATESGAAAAQRVGELLSVHVIPRPHNELEAILPGSMN; the protein is encoded by the coding sequence ATGGCGAGCGAAGCATTAGGAATGATTGAAACAAAAGGATTGGTGGCGGCGATTGAAGCGGCGGATGCGATGGTCAAGGCAGCCAACGTGCAAGTCATCGGGAAGACGCATGTCGGGGGCGGCATCGTGACGGTCATGGTCCGCGGGGATGTCGGGGCGGTCAAGGCTGCGACTGAATCGGGAGCCGCGGCGGCACAACGGGTCGGTGAATTGCTGTCAGTGCATGTTATCCCGCGTCCACATAACGAGTTGGAAGCCATTTTGCCAGGCTCTATGAATTGA
- a CDS encoding BMC domain-containing protein: MTKAIGMIETFGLAYSLVVADAMLKTADIQVVTREDVSEVYYTIVIEGEVSAVQMAIDRGVEIALQGNALMSYEVIARPMIDMKRIIPMKG, encoded by the coding sequence ATGACGAAGGCGATCGGCATGATCGAGACGTTCGGTCTGGCCTATTCACTTGTCGTCGCCGATGCGATGCTGAAAACGGCGGATATCCAAGTCGTAACCCGTGAAGATGTCAGCGAAGTTTATTACACGATCGTGATTGAAGGGGAAGTTAGCGCAGTCCAGATGGCGATCGACCGCGGCGTCGAAATTGCGTTACAAGGGAATGCGCTGATGTCCTATGAGGTCATCGCAAGACCGATGATTGATATGAAGCGCATCATCCCGATGAAAGGTTGA
- a CDS encoding EutN/CcmL family microcompartment protein, producing MLVGKVIENIWATRKEDGLTGLTFLVIQPMGTEREGVPVQSPLVAVDRIGAGIGDRVIVTQGSPASFINQDKKMPIDALVIGIVDSVPERDRL from the coding sequence ATGCTTGTTGGTAAAGTGATTGAAAATATATGGGCGACTCGTAAAGAGGATGGACTTACGGGTTTGACATTCCTCGTCATCCAGCCGATGGGAACGGAACGGGAAGGCGTGCCGGTGCAGTCTCCTTTGGTAGCCGTCGATCGAATCGGAGCGGGAATCGGGGACCGGGTCATCGTGACACAAGGGTCCCCCGCGTCCTTTATCAATCAGGATAAAAAAATGCCGATTGACGCTCTGGTGATCGGCATCGTCGATTCGGTGCCGGAACGTGATCGGCTATGA
- a CDS encoding BMC domain-containing protein — protein MAEINGALGMIETKGLVAALEAADAMVKAANVQIIGKTHVGGGIVTVLVTGDVGAVKAATDSGSAAAQRVGELLSVHVIPRPHNELIGILPRANG, from the coding sequence ATGGCAGAGATTAACGGCGCACTCGGAATGATTGAAACAAAAGGATTGGTGGCAGCGTTGGAAGCGGCAGATGCGATGGTCAAGGCGGCGAACGTGCAAATTATCGGGAAAACGCATGTCGGAGGCGGCATTGTGACGGTTCTTGTGACGGGGGACGTCGGCGCAGTCAAAGCGGCTACGGACTCGGGAAGCGCCGCAGCACAGCGGGTAGGTGAATTGTTATCAGTGCACGTCATCCCGCGCCCGCATAACGAACTGATCGGCATTCTGCCACGGGCGAATGGATAA
- a CDS encoding aldehyde dehydrogenase family protein has product MEKAVQQVKAAQEKFSTFNQKQIDAIVKHIAETAFAQAETLARMAVEETGMGVVEHKKIKNELGSMGVYESIKDEKTVGVIHKDHRLKMTEVAYPFGIIAAICPTTNPTSTAIFKTLIALKAQNGIVVSPHPTAKRCTVEALKICAQAAVEAGAPDGLIGWITDPSMEATTRLMHHPAVDLILATGGSGLVKAAYSSGKPAYGVGPGNGPVYIEKSANVKKAAQLIMDSKTFDNGTLCSTEQSIVVHKNIKEMTMRELRNNGAYFLNEEEKMKLGNVIAPTEGQLNAKIVGRSAETIAGMAGIEVPVGTRVLIAEEDRIGKDVPFSLEKLAPIFPLYTAESDEEALRICEGLLNFIGRGHSCSIHTTDEEAAQRYGLAMPVSRVMVNTMASIGAAGATTGLMPSLTLGCGAYGGNISSDNITARHLFNTKRIASGIKEVTVPKPAPQGVEPDIEAIIDQVMREVQGNGKSMDLEDVSTTVRQIVQQMSKTL; this is encoded by the coding sequence ATGGAGAAAGCCGTTCAACAGGTCAAGGCGGCTCAGGAAAAATTCAGCACATTCAATCAGAAACAGATCGACGCAATCGTGAAGCATATCGCGGAAACGGCCTTCGCACAAGCCGAGACACTTGCTAGGATGGCTGTCGAAGAAACGGGCATGGGCGTCGTGGAACATAAAAAAATTAAGAACGAGCTTGGATCAATGGGTGTTTATGAATCGATCAAAGATGAAAAGACGGTAGGCGTCATCCATAAGGATCATCGTCTGAAGATGACGGAAGTGGCCTATCCATTCGGAATCATTGCGGCCATTTGCCCGACGACGAATCCGACATCGACCGCTATTTTCAAGACGCTGATCGCCTTAAAGGCGCAAAACGGTATCGTCGTCAGTCCGCATCCGACGGCGAAGCGGTGTACTGTGGAGGCCCTGAAAATCTGTGCGCAGGCGGCAGTGGAAGCAGGAGCGCCGGACGGATTGATCGGCTGGATCACGGATCCGTCGATGGAAGCGACGACACGATTGATGCACCATCCGGCTGTCGATCTGATACTTGCAACGGGGGGCAGCGGACTGGTCAAGGCGGCTTACAGTTCCGGGAAGCCTGCCTACGGAGTCGGACCGGGCAATGGTCCGGTCTATATCGAGAAATCAGCGAATGTGAAAAAAGCGGCACAGCTGATTATGGACAGCAAGACGTTCGATAACGGGACGCTCTGTTCGACGGAGCAATCGATTGTCGTTCATAAGAATATTAAGGAAATGACGATGCGGGAACTGCGCAACAACGGCGCCTATTTCTTGAATGAAGAAGAAAAGATGAAATTAGGCAATGTCATCGCTCCGACGGAAGGGCAGTTGAACGCCAAAATTGTCGGTCGATCTGCGGAGACGATCGCCGGAATGGCGGGCATTGAAGTTCCGGTCGGGACCCGGGTTTTGATTGCCGAAGAAGATCGGATCGGGAAAGATGTACCGTTCTCATTGGAGAAATTGGCTCCGATCTTTCCGCTGTACACGGCGGAAAGCGATGAGGAAGCACTGCGTATTTGCGAAGGGCTATTGAACTTCATTGGACGCGGCCATAGTTGCTCCATCCATACGACGGATGAAGAAGCGGCACAACGGTACGGGCTTGCAATGCCGGTATCTCGAGTGATGGTGAACACGATGGCTTCGATTGGGGCAGCGGGTGCGACGACGGGGCTCATGCCATCGCTGACGCTGGGGTGCGGGGCGTACGGGGGGAATATCTCGTCGGATAATATTACAGCCCGTCATTTATTCAACACGAAGCGGATTGCGTCCGGGATTAAAGAAGTGACAGTTCCGAAGCCGGCGCCGCAAGGAGTTGAACCGGATATCGAGGCGATTATCGATCAGGTGATGCGGGAAGTTCAAGGGAACGGAAAGTCGATGGACTTGGAAGATGTTTCGACCACAGTCCGGCAAATCGTACAACAAATGAGCAAGACATTATAA